The Acidobacteriota bacterium genome includes the window AGTAGTCAGTAGTCAGTAGTCAGTAGTCGAGTGTTGGGATTTGAGGACTTGTGTCAAGTGGATTTGGTTCTATTTGAGTCAGTTATGAACAATTCTTTTCAAGAATTCGACGGATTCAACGATCCGGGGTTTATCTACTGACTCATCAACTACTGACTTATCAACTACTGACTACTGACTGGTATCACAACATTTGAGGGAACTATCATGATTTTGGCTCGAACCTGGGGAACTGTGGTTGCCACCCGGAAAGATTCCAGACTGCAAGGTCATAAATTGCTGGTGGTCAAACCAATTAACCTGGAAGGCCAGGAGGAAAACAGCTTTTTAATCGCGATTGATACGGTTGGCGCCGGGGCTCGTGAAACCGTGCTGGTTGTCTCTGGAAGCTCAGCCCGACTCGCCCACGGGCTCAAGGATTGCCCCGTTGATGCCGCCATCGTGGGGATTGTTGATACAGTAACCGTCTAATAACCCAGAGCGTTAGACATCACTTTACCAGCTTTGAATTCGTCGAATCAGCATCCACGTTCCAACCACGAAATAGACACACAGGGACCCCAGACCACACATCACAATCAGAACCCAAATGAACCGGTGTAACGGCTTTTCCGCCAGACGGTATGGGTGTTGGAACGTACCTGGATGACCAAAAATGAGGGCAAATACGATAAACCCCAGACTGGCCAGAAGCATGGGCCAGCTCTGAAGCAGTGATGCTCCGATCAAGAGCAGGCAAAAGACACCAACCTGCGAATGATGGTCCGGTGTGAGTTTCTCGATCCAGCGATCTATTTTTGCCAGCAGACTTGTTTCAGATTCCATCACGAACCTCGCCTGGGGGATACACATGGAAAAACCCTCGCCACTCCAACTCGGTGCGGCGAGGGTTTTTCATTTGCGGAATTTTGGATGTTGGGGACTACTCAGTCACGACAATCTGAATCGGGGCTGAAGTTGAAGCGGTTTTCTTATTCACTCCGGTCAAGGTCACGTGGTACATGCCGGGCTTCTCAAAGGTGTAGCTCAACTGGCTTCCCTGACCAATTACCTGACGCTCAGTTGACCACGTCATGGAACTGGGTGGGAGGACAGCACCGCCTGCCGTTCCCGTCAACTCAACTGTGAACGGGGCTTTCCCAGTGACCACACTGGCATTGGCTTCCATTGCCAGTGCTTTTCCAATGGAAGGTGTGGCCGGTTGAACAATTTCCTTTAAGAGAAAATTATCGCCATCAAAACTCACATTGCGCGGTTTGGCTGGAACTTTGAGCGCAAAGACCTGAGACCGAAACCGGTTGAGGACCTGAAATGTCTGCTTTTCGCCACCTTCCATCACCACTGAAAGTTGAACCGGCACTACATATGTCGAAGGACCTTTCTGACCAACCAGAGCATGAGTTTGCCGCTGGTCAAGACGAACCAGCACGGTGTACGTGCCATCTGAATTTAGCTTTGTCTGAGTCACGTAGCTATAAATCGGTCGGCGTTCAGAGTACACCCATTCAGTAAAGAAATCTGTCAGCGGTGCTCCATAGTGGTCTTCGCAAACCTTCTGAAAATCCGCCGTGGTTGCATTTCCAAAAGCAAAGCGTTGGCGGTAATCCCGCAACGTCGCGAAAAAGACGTCATCTCCCATCATGCCCCGCAGCATGTGCAAGACCCACGCCCCTTTGGTGTAAATGGCATTGGTATCATCAAACGGGTCGCCTGGATCCTCGGCATACACCGTGCCACGGAGTGCTCCGCTGGCTCGACCGTCATCATAGTAGTCAACCATCAGGCCACCAGCGAACAGGTCAAAGTTTTTCTCGAAAAAGAGAACTTCCGAATAGGTGGCAAAACCTTCGTTGAGCCAGATGTCCGCCCAATCCCTGATAGTGACATCATCTCCCCACCACTGGTGTCCAAGTTCGTGAGCAATGATGCTTTGGCTGCTGCCATTGCTGGTGATGACGGGGGCACCCAGTGACGTCATCGTTTGATGTTCCATCCCCCCACCCCAGGGAAATTCAGCCATACCGTATTTTTCACCGACAAACGGATATTCACCAAAGAGCGGTGCATAGAGTTCGAGCATGCGACGAGTAATGGCAAATTTCTGCTGGGCAATGGTGAGGTGTTCAGGATAGACATAATGCACGATGGGCATGGTCGTGCCGTCGAGTGCGGTGTAGGTATCTTCAATCGTTTTGAAATTGGTAATGGCCAGTGATACCAGATAGGTTGAAACCGGGTAGCGTTCGTCCCAAACAAAGGTTTTGCGGCCATCGGCTTCAGTTTGAACATCTTTCAACATGCCATTTGAAGCAACAACATAGGGATCCGGCACGGTTACCGCCAGTTGCACCGTCGCTTTATCGGCTGGGTTGTCCACACAGGGCCACCAGGTTGAGGCGCCGTATGGCTCGGAAAGTGTTGCAATAAGCGGGGTTCCAGCATGTTGGGTAAAGAACATGGCCCCACCTTCCGGCCCCAGTCCCCCAAATGATTTTGGGGCGCCGCTATAGCTGAGCGTCACCCCAAATTCAGTACCCGCCGCCAATGGCTGGAAAAACGAAACCACAATCTGGTCGGTCTTTCGGGTGTAATCAGCCTGTTGTGACAATCCAGTTACTTGCAAGGAATTGACCCGCAACTGTTGATCCAGGTCAATCAAAA containing:
- a CDS encoding EutN/CcmL family microcompartment protein; the protein is MILARTWGTVVATRKDSRLQGHKLLVVKPINLEGQEENSFLIAIDTVGAGARETVLVVSGSSARLAHGLKDCPVDAAIVGIVDTVTV